The Candidatus Limnocylindria bacterium genome has a window encoding:
- the cyaB gene encoding class IV adenylate cyclase encodes MLERERKYRLSIDESARLTAFLDRAGTLVRSEIQDNVRYAERNTPGNGVDLRLRIVAGRQELTLKGPRLERGPSKVRQEWSVVVSGDAGSFLEALGFAKVLTYRKRTSIYAIGGATVSIDEVEGLGLFCEIEATDDDVIEAVVRELGLHARALEQRGYARLVKDARTAAAPIP; translated from the coding sequence ATGCTCGAGCGCGAGCGCAAATATCGGCTCAGCATCGATGAATCGGCCAGGTTGACCGCGTTCCTCGACCGCGCCGGGACCCTTGTGCGCTCCGAGATCCAGGACAACGTGCGATACGCCGAGCGCAACACACCAGGCAACGGCGTGGACCTCCGGCTGCGGATCGTGGCGGGTCGCCAAGAGCTGACGCTGAAAGGTCCCCGCTTGGAGCGCGGTCCGTCAAAGGTCCGGCAAGAGTGGAGTGTCGTCGTCTCCGGAGACGCCGGATCATTCCTCGAAGCTCTCGGATTTGCGAAGGTGCTGACCTATCGCAAGAGGACCTCGATCTACGCGATCGGTGGGGCGACGGTCTCCATCGATGAGGTCGAAGGCCTCGGACTGTTCTGCGAGATCGAGGCGACCGATGACGACGTCATCGAGGCGGTCGTGCGAGAGCTCGGTCTGCATGCGAGAGCGCTCGAGCAGAGGGGATACGCGCGCTTGGTGAAGGACGCGCGGACGGCCGCTGCGCCGATCCCGTGA